The Juglans microcarpa x Juglans regia isolate MS1-56 chromosome 2S, Jm3101_v1.0, whole genome shotgun sequence genome has a window encoding:
- the LOC121252181 gene encoding NADPH-dependent diflavin oxidoreductase 1 isoform X3 translates to MLCLAWEILVTRNIILLQRSLTKDWQILGQWPLLKKVWEMISTLQGTHHNVSDPWGLGFMEYKSLKRSSKPSISQSWATLVKLTFHWTRSPTIPMGSATEALDATPKGSPRYEAALDPWMSSLWSILNKINPKFFPQGPYLAIPDMKLIDQPKVQITYHGDDNVDSQFPTNPDLKWIEMQIGWARSMSPGKFTHDKTRPGCFLKMIKNQPLTRAGCGKDVRHFEFEFVSSAIEYVAGDILEVLPGQDSAAVDAFIQRCSLDPDALITVHPREKDNHFLHTCTIAKVPIKLKTFVELTMDVASASPRRYFFEVMSYYATAPHEKERLQYFASPEGRDDLYQYNQKERRTVLEVLEDFPSVEMPFEWLVQLVPPLKTRAFSISSSPSAHPNQVHLTVDVVSWTTPFKRKRSGLCSMWLAKLHPERSIYVPAWFQKGTLHLPPPSLPLILIGPGTGCAPFRGFVEERAIQSESNATAPVIFFFGCRNEENDFLYRDFWLSHSQEGGVLSEAKGGGFFVAFSRDQPQKVYVQHKMRENSRAIWKLLSKGAAVYVAGSSTKMPSDVLSAFEDIVSTEGGLSKESAMRWLRALEKAGSYHVEAWS, encoded by the exons GTACCCACCACAACGTATCTGATCCTTGGGGGCTTGGTTTCATGGAGTACAAGAGTCTAAAGAGATCCTCAAAGCCgtcaatttcccaatcttgggccacCCTGGTAAAACTCACATTCCATTGGACTAGATCACCAACTATCCCTATGGGATCGGCCACTGAAGCCCTTGATGCAACCCCCAAAGGAAGTCCGAG GTATGAAGCTGCACTGGATCCATGGATGTCATCTCTATGGAGTATCTTGAATAAAATCAATCCTAAATTCTTCCCACAAGGTCCATATTTGGCGATTCCAGATATGAAATTGATTGATCAACCAAAAGTTCAGATCACGTATCATGGTGATGACAATGTGGATTCACAATTTCCAACAAACCCAG ATTTAAAATGGATTGAGATGCAAATTGGGTGGGCTCGCTCAATGTCTCCTGGAAAATTTACTCATGACAAGACTAGGCCCGGCTGCTTTCTGAAAATG ATTAAAAATCAACCGCTGACCAGAGCAGGATGTGGTAAGGATGTGCGCCACTTTGAGTTTGAATTTGTTTCTTCT GCCATTGAATATGTGGCTGGTGACATCCTCGAGGTTCTCCCCGGTCAGGATTCTGCTGCAGTGGATGCTTTCATACAGCGTTGTAGTTTGGACCCCGATGCTTTGATTACt GTTCATCCTAGAGAGAAGGACAATCACTTTCTTCATACTTGTACAATTGCCAAGGTCccgataaaattaaaaactttcgTGGAATTGACAATGGATGTTGCATCAGCTTCTCCTCGTCGCTATTTTTTTGAG GTCATGAGTTATTATGCAACAGCTCCACATGAAAAGGAAAGACTTCAATATTTTGCTTCACCTGAAGGAAGAGATGATCTGTACCAATACAACCAGAAGGAACGAAGAACTGTTCTTGAG GTATTAGAGGACTTCCCATCTGTCGAAATGCCATTTGAATGGCTAGTGCAGTTGGTTCCTCCATTAAAAACAAGAGCTTTCTCCATATCTTCGTCCCCTTCAGCTCACCCCAATCAAGTGCACCTAACTGTCGATGTAGTGTCATGGACAACACCTTTTAAAAGAAAGCGAAGTGGTCTGTGCTCAATGTGGCTAGCCAAACTTCATCCTGAACGAA GCATTTATGTTCCAGCATGGTTTCAGAAAGGTACCCTTCATCTGCCACCACCATCACTTCCCCTCATTCTTATTGGACCTGGAACTGGTTGTGCACCTTTCCGTGGATTTGTGGAGGAGAGAGCTATACAAAGTGAATCCAATGCAACCGCTccagttattttcttttttggttgcCGAAACGAGGAGAATGACTTTCTATACCGAGACTTTTGGTTGTCGCATTCACAAGAGGGTGGAGTACTTTCGGAAGCTAAGGGTGGAGGTTTTTTTGTTGCTTTCTCAAGGGATCAGCCGCAGAAGGTTTATGTGCAGCATAAGATGCGGGAAAATAGTCGGGCAATATGGAAATTGCTGAGCAAGGGAGCTGCTGTCTATGTTGCAGGTTCATCCACCAAAATGCCTTCTGACGTGTTGTCTGCCTTTGAGGATATTGTATCCACGGAAGGTGGGCTTTCAAAGGAATCTGCTATGAGGTGGCTTAGGGCACTGGAAAAGGCTGGCAGCTACCATGTTGAAGCTTGGTCTTGA
- the LOC121252181 gene encoding NADPH-dependent diflavin oxidoreductase 1 isoform X6, which produces MSSLWSILNKINPKFFPQGPYLAIPDMKLIDQPKVQITYHGDDNVDSQFPTNPDLKWIEMQIGWARSMSPGKFTHDKTRPGCFLKMIKNQPLTRAGCGKDVRHFEFEFVSSAIEYVAGDILEVLPGQDSAAVDAFIQRCSLDPDALITVHPREKDNHFLHTCTIAKVPIKLKTFVELTMDVASASPRRYFFEVMSYYATAPHEKERLQYFASPEGRDDLYQYNQKERRTVLEVLEDFPSVEMPFEWLVQLVPPLKTRAFSISSSPSAHPNQVHLTVDVVSWTTPFKRKRSGLCSMWLAKLHPERSIYVPAWFQKGTLHLPPPSLPLILIGPGTGCAPFRGFVEERAIQSESNATAPVIFFFGCRNEENDFLYRDFWLSHSQEGGVLSEAKGGGFFVAFSRDQPQKVYVQHKMRENSRAIWKLLSKGAAVYVAGSSTKMPSDVLSAFEDIVSTEGGLSKESAMRWLRALEKAGSYHVEAWS; this is translated from the exons ATGTCATCTCTATGGAGTATCTTGAATAAAATCAATCCTAAATTCTTCCCACAAGGTCCATATTTGGCGATTCCAGATATGAAATTGATTGATCAACCAAAAGTTCAGATCACGTATCATGGTGATGACAATGTGGATTCACAATTTCCAACAAACCCAG ATTTAAAATGGATTGAGATGCAAATTGGGTGGGCTCGCTCAATGTCTCCTGGAAAATTTACTCATGACAAGACTAGGCCCGGCTGCTTTCTGAAAATG ATTAAAAATCAACCGCTGACCAGAGCAGGATGTGGTAAGGATGTGCGCCACTTTGAGTTTGAATTTGTTTCTTCT GCCATTGAATATGTGGCTGGTGACATCCTCGAGGTTCTCCCCGGTCAGGATTCTGCTGCAGTGGATGCTTTCATACAGCGTTGTAGTTTGGACCCCGATGCTTTGATTACt GTTCATCCTAGAGAGAAGGACAATCACTTTCTTCATACTTGTACAATTGCCAAGGTCccgataaaattaaaaactttcgTGGAATTGACAATGGATGTTGCATCAGCTTCTCCTCGTCGCTATTTTTTTGAG GTCATGAGTTATTATGCAACAGCTCCACATGAAAAGGAAAGACTTCAATATTTTGCTTCACCTGAAGGAAGAGATGATCTGTACCAATACAACCAGAAGGAACGAAGAACTGTTCTTGAG GTATTAGAGGACTTCCCATCTGTCGAAATGCCATTTGAATGGCTAGTGCAGTTGGTTCCTCCATTAAAAACAAGAGCTTTCTCCATATCTTCGTCCCCTTCAGCTCACCCCAATCAAGTGCACCTAACTGTCGATGTAGTGTCATGGACAACACCTTTTAAAAGAAAGCGAAGTGGTCTGTGCTCAATGTGGCTAGCCAAACTTCATCCTGAACGAA GCATTTATGTTCCAGCATGGTTTCAGAAAGGTACCCTTCATCTGCCACCACCATCACTTCCCCTCATTCTTATTGGACCTGGAACTGGTTGTGCACCTTTCCGTGGATTTGTGGAGGAGAGAGCTATACAAAGTGAATCCAATGCAACCGCTccagttattttcttttttggttgcCGAAACGAGGAGAATGACTTTCTATACCGAGACTTTTGGTTGTCGCATTCACAAGAGGGTGGAGTACTTTCGGAAGCTAAGGGTGGAGGTTTTTTTGTTGCTTTCTCAAGGGATCAGCCGCAGAAGGTTTATGTGCAGCATAAGATGCGGGAAAATAGTCGGGCAATATGGAAATTGCTGAGCAAGGGAGCTGCTGTCTATGTTGCAGGTTCATCCACCAAAATGCCTTCTGACGTGTTGTCTGCCTTTGAGGATATTGTATCCACGGAAGGTGGGCTTTCAAAGGAATCTGCTATGAGGTGGCTTAGGGCACTGGAAAAGGCTGGCAGCTACCATGTTGAAGCTTGGTCTTGA
- the LOC121252181 gene encoding NADPH-dependent diflavin oxidoreductase 1 isoform X7 — protein MLCLAWEILVTRNIILLQRSLTKDWQILGQWPLLKKVWEMISTLQDLKWIEMQIGWARSMSPGKFTHDKTRPGCFLKMIKNQPLTRAGCGKDVRHFEFEFVSSAIEYVAGDILEVLPGQDSAAVDAFIQRCSLDPDALITVHPREKDNHFLHTCTIAKVPIKLKTFVELTMDVASASPRRYFFEVMSYYATAPHEKERLQYFASPEGRDDLYQYNQKERRTVLEVLEDFPSVEMPFEWLVQLVPPLKTRAFSISSSPSAHPNQVHLTVDVVSWTTPFKRKRSGLCSMWLAKLHPERSIYVPAWFQKGTLHLPPPSLPLILIGPGTGCAPFRGFVEERAIQSESNATAPVIFFFGCRNEENDFLYRDFWLSHSQEGGVLSEAKGGGFFVAFSRDQPQKVYVQHKMRENSRAIWKLLSKGAAVYVAGSSTKMPSDVLSAFEDIVSTEGGLSKESAMRWLRALEKAGSYHVEAWS, from the exons ATTTAAAATGGATTGAGATGCAAATTGGGTGGGCTCGCTCAATGTCTCCTGGAAAATTTACTCATGACAAGACTAGGCCCGGCTGCTTTCTGAAAATG ATTAAAAATCAACCGCTGACCAGAGCAGGATGTGGTAAGGATGTGCGCCACTTTGAGTTTGAATTTGTTTCTTCT GCCATTGAATATGTGGCTGGTGACATCCTCGAGGTTCTCCCCGGTCAGGATTCTGCTGCAGTGGATGCTTTCATACAGCGTTGTAGTTTGGACCCCGATGCTTTGATTACt GTTCATCCTAGAGAGAAGGACAATCACTTTCTTCATACTTGTACAATTGCCAAGGTCccgataaaattaaaaactttcgTGGAATTGACAATGGATGTTGCATCAGCTTCTCCTCGTCGCTATTTTTTTGAG GTCATGAGTTATTATGCAACAGCTCCACATGAAAAGGAAAGACTTCAATATTTTGCTTCACCTGAAGGAAGAGATGATCTGTACCAATACAACCAGAAGGAACGAAGAACTGTTCTTGAG GTATTAGAGGACTTCCCATCTGTCGAAATGCCATTTGAATGGCTAGTGCAGTTGGTTCCTCCATTAAAAACAAGAGCTTTCTCCATATCTTCGTCCCCTTCAGCTCACCCCAATCAAGTGCACCTAACTGTCGATGTAGTGTCATGGACAACACCTTTTAAAAGAAAGCGAAGTGGTCTGTGCTCAATGTGGCTAGCCAAACTTCATCCTGAACGAA GCATTTATGTTCCAGCATGGTTTCAGAAAGGTACCCTTCATCTGCCACCACCATCACTTCCCCTCATTCTTATTGGACCTGGAACTGGTTGTGCACCTTTCCGTGGATTTGTGGAGGAGAGAGCTATACAAAGTGAATCCAATGCAACCGCTccagttattttcttttttggttgcCGAAACGAGGAGAATGACTTTCTATACCGAGACTTTTGGTTGTCGCATTCACAAGAGGGTGGAGTACTTTCGGAAGCTAAGGGTGGAGGTTTTTTTGTTGCTTTCTCAAGGGATCAGCCGCAGAAGGTTTATGTGCAGCATAAGATGCGGGAAAATAGTCGGGCAATATGGAAATTGCTGAGCAAGGGAGCTGCTGTCTATGTTGCAGGTTCATCCACCAAAATGCCTTCTGACGTGTTGTCTGCCTTTGAGGATATTGTATCCACGGAAGGTGGGCTTTCAAAGGAATCTGCTATGAGGTGGCTTAGGGCACTGGAAAAGGCTGGCAGCTACCATGTTGAAGCTTGGTCTTGA
- the LOC121252236 gene encoding ubiquitin receptor RAD23d-like, whose protein sequence is MYTSKGERVWLFCFCSDFLLWLSLSFTFSCSVPVRLKGIATGDVKDSPDNLGLDRRASQRKMKIFVKTLKGTHFEVEVKPEDTVADVKQNIEALQGSVVYPAAQQMLIHQGKVLKDATTLEENKVAENSFVVIMLTKNKVSSSGASSTTTAPTSQAQPVSSPPTSTQPAPPSQPPPSTPAPAQTAPETTPVVVPPASSESDVYGLAASNLVAGNNLEATVQQILDMGGGSWDRDTVVRALRAAFNNPERAVEYLYSGIPEQADVPPVARVPASGQAVNPPAQAPQPAAPTSGPNANPLDLFPQGLPAMGTNAGAGTLDFLRNSQQFQALRLMVQANPQILQPMLQELGKQNPQLMRLIQEHQADFLRLINEPVEGEGNLLGQEASAVPQAVTVTPEERQAIERLEAMGFDRALVLEVFFACNKNEELAANYLLDHMHEFED, encoded by the exons ATGTATACAAGCAAAGGCGAGAGGGTgtggcttttttgtttttgcagtgACTTTCTTCTTTGGCTTTCTCTGTCGTTCACTTTCTCTTGCTCTGTCCCTGTACGTTTGAAAGGTATCGCCACCGGCGACGTCAAAGACTCTCCGGATAATCTGGGACTGGACAGGCGGGCGTCGCAGAGGAAAATGAAGATCTTCGTGAAGACTCTCAAGGGTACTCACTTCGAGGTGGAAGTGAAACCCGAAGACACG gTTGCTGATGTCAAGCAAAATATAGAGGCTCTACAGGGTTCTGTTGTTTACCCTGCTGCACAACAGATGCTTATTCATCAGGGGAAAGTTCTTAAGGATGCCACAACACTCGAGGAAAATAAAGTTGCGGAGAATAGTTTTGTTGTCATCATGTTAACCAAG AATAAAGTCTCATCAAGTGGAGCCTCAAGTACAACAACTGCACCCACAAGCCAA GCCCAACCTGTGAGTTCACCTCCTACCTCAACACAACCAGCACCACCATCTCAACCTCCTCCCTCAACTCCAGCACC AGCACAGACTGCTCCTGAAACCACTCCTGTTGTTGTCCCTCCTGCTTC TTCAGAATCAGACGTTTATGGCCTAGCAGCATCAAATCTTGTCGCAGGAAATAATTTGGAGGCAACTGTTCAGCAGATTCTGGATATGGGTGGGGGAAGTTGGGATCGGGACACTGTTGTCCGTGCTTTACGTGCTGCTTTTAACAACCCTGAAAGAGCTGTTGAATACCTATATTCT GGAATTCCTGAGCAAGCAGATGTTCCCCCGGTTGCTCGAGTTCCGGCAAGCGGTCAGGCAGTAAACCCTCCTGCCCAGGCTCCACAACCGGCAGCACCTACTAGTGGGCCCAATGCAAACCCCCTAGATCTGTTCCCACAG GGTCTTCCTGCTATGGGTACAAATGCCGGTGCAGGAACCTTGGACTTCTTGCGAAACAGTCAACAG tTCCAAGCCTTGCGACTTATGGTGCAAGCAAACCCCCAAATATTGCAG CCTATGCTCCAGGAGCTAGGGAAGCAAAATCCGCAGCTAATGCGCCTGATTCAAGAGCATCAGGCTGATTTCTTACGCCTGATAAATGAACCAGTTGAAGGAGAAGG GAACCTACTGGGTCAGGAGGCTTCAGCAGTGCCACAGGCTGTGACTGTCACCCCCGAGGAGCGTCAGGCCATTGAACGT CTTGAAGCGATGGGCTTTGACCGGGCCTTAGTATTGGAAGTTTTCTTTGCATGCAACAAGAACGAGGAGCTTGCAGCCAACTATCTTTTAGATCACATGCATGAGTTTGAGGACTGA